A section of the Clostridium sp. TW13 genome encodes:
- the rpmD gene encoding 50S ribosomal protein L30 gives MAKIKVTLVKSLIGRKKDHIATASALGLNKIGKTVEHDETPQIRGMVNKINYLLKVEEV, from the coding sequence ATGGCTAAGATTAAAGTTACTTTAGTAAAGAGCTTAATTGGAAGAAAGAAAGATCATATTGCTACTGCAAGTGCCCTTGGACTAAATAAGATAGGTAAAACAGTAGAACATGATGAAACTCCTCAAATAAGAGGCATGGTTAATAAAATAAATTATTTATTAAAAGTTGAAGAAGTTTAA
- the map gene encoding type I methionyl aminopeptidase — MIIIKNDLQIDLMRKSGRLLAETLLLVEKYIKPGITTAEVDAVAETFIREHGGIPSFKGLYGFPAATCISVNESVVHGFPGNYKLKEGDIVSIDCGVLLNGYHSDAARTFPVGNVSEDASKLIRITQESFFQGIENAKVGNRLTDISHAIQQYVESHGLSVVRDYVGHGIGEEVHEDPDVPNFGKPNKGCKLQHGMVLAIEPMVNLGTHKVRTLADQWTVVTADKKLSAHYENTVAILVDGPEILTLVK; from the coding sequence ATGATAATTATTAAAAATGATTTGCAAATTGATCTAATGAGAAAATCGGGTAGACTTTTAGCAGAAACTTTATTATTGGTTGAAAAGTATATAAAACCGGGAATAACTACAGCCGAAGTAGATGCTGTTGCAGAAACTTTTATTAGAGAACATGGTGGAATCCCATCATTTAAGGGATTGTATGGTTTTCCAGCTGCAACCTGCATATCTGTTAATGAAAGCGTCGTGCATGGGTTTCCTGGTAACTATAAACTAAAAGAAGGGGATATAGTTAGTATAGATTGTGGTGTTCTTCTTAATGGATACCATAGTGATGCAGCTAGAACCTTTCCTGTAGGTAATGTATCAGAAGATGCTAGTAAGCTTATTAGAATTACTCAAGAGAGTTTCTTTCAGGGAATTGAAAATGCAAAAGTGGGCAATAGACTTACAGATATATCTCATGCTATTCAACAGTATGTTGAATCACATGGATTATCAGTTGTCAGAGACTATGTAGGTCATGGGATTGGCGAAGAAGTTCATGAGGATCCAGACGTACCTAACTTTGGAAAACCAAATAAAGGTTGCAAGTTACAGCATGGAATGGTATTGGCCATAGAACCTATGGTTAACCTAGGAACTCATAAAGTAAGAACTCTTGCTGATCAATGGACTGTAGTTACAGCTGATAAGAAATTATCAGCACACTATGAAAATACAGTAGCTATTTTAGTTGACGGCCCAGAAATACTTACATTAGTAAAATAA
- the rplF gene encoding 50S ribosomal protein L6 yields the protein MSRVGRLPIAIPAGVTFSVTPDNVVTVKGPKGELVKAMHKDINIAVENNEIVVTRPSEDKNHRALHGLTRALINNMVTGVTTGYAKTLELIGVGYRAQLQGKNLVMNLGYSHPVEVAAIEGVSFKLDGTTKVIVEGIDKEKVGAVAADIRSWRVPEPYKGKGIKYSDEVIRRKEGKTGKK from the coding sequence ATGTCAAGAGTTGGTAGACTACCAATAGCAATCCCTGCAGGCGTAACTTTTAGTGTAACACCAGATAACGTTGTTACAGTAAAAGGACCTAAAGGGGAGCTTGTAAAAGCTATGCATAAAGACATTAATATAGCAGTTGAAAACAATGAAATAGTTGTTACTAGACCAAGCGAAGATAAAAATCATAGAGCTCTTCATGGATTAACAAGAGCCTTAATAAATAACATGGTTACAGGAGTAACTACTGGTTATGCAAAAACTCTAGAACTAATCGGTGTTGGTTATAGAGCACAATTACAAGGAAAGAACCTTGTGATGAACTTAGGTTATTCTCATCCAGTTGAAGTTGCAGCAATTGAAGGTGTATCTTTTAAATTAGATGGAACAACTAAAGTTATAGTTGAAGGAATAGATAAAGAAAAAGTTGGAGCCGTAGCAGCTGATATAAGATCTTGGAGAGTTCCAGAACCATATAAGGGTAAGGGAATTAAGTATTCAGATGAAGTTATCAGACGTAAAGAAGGTAAGACTGGTAAGAAGTAA
- a CDS encoding adenylate kinase, producing MKIVLLGPPGAGKGTQAKSISNKYSIPHISTGDIFRKNISENTPLGLEARKYIDNGQLVPDEVTINMVKDRLSQEDCKQGYLLDGFPRTVQQAEALQTFLSERGEKLDTALLIEVPRDFILERMTGRRVCPGCGASYHIKFNPPTNSGKCDLCGDNVIQRKDDTEETVMERLNVYEAQTQPLIDFYKERNMLSAVDGTKAINKVFESICAILGSAN from the coding sequence ATGAAGATAGTATTATTGGGTCCTCCTGGAGCAGGTAAGGGAACACAGGCAAAATCAATAAGTAATAAATATTCTATACCACATATATCAACTGGAGATATCTTCAGAAAGAACATTTCTGAGAATACTCCACTTGGTTTAGAGGCAAGAAAATATATAGATAATGGACAATTGGTTCCAGATGAAGTAACTATTAATATGGTTAAGGATAGACTGTCTCAAGAAGACTGTAAACAAGGATATCTATTAGATGGATTTCCAAGAACAGTTCAACAAGCAGAAGCTCTTCAGACTTTTCTTTCTGAAAGAGGAGAAAAGTTAGATACAGCACTACTAATTGAAGTTCCTAGGGACTTTATATTAGAAAGAATGACTGGAAGAAGAGTTTGTCCAGGATGTGGAGCAAGTTATCATATAAAATTCAATCCTCCTACAAATTCAGGTAAATGTGATTTATGTGGAGATAATGTAATCCAAAGAAAAGATGATACTGAAGAAACTGTTATGGAAAGATTAAATGTATATGAGGCACAAACTCAACCTTTAATCGACTTCTATAAGGAAAGAAATATGCTTTCAGCAGTTGATGGTACAAAAGCTATTAATAAAGTTTTTGAAAGCATCTGTGCGATATTAGGTAGTGCAAATTAG
- the rpsD gene encoding 30S ribosomal protein S4: protein MARYTEATCRLCRREGMKLFLKGDRCYTDKCAFARRSYAPGQHGASKKKISNYGQQLREKQKAKRIYGILEGQFRKYYERAERTRGITGENLLMLLELRLDNVVYRLGYGASRNEARQLVTHGHFLVNGHRVDIPSYKVSVNDVITVCDNSKSTEKFKTFAENPKPLPKWLTVNAESFSGTVVALPAREDIDVPVNETLIVELYSK from the coding sequence ATGGCAAGATATACTGAAGCTACATGTAGATTATGTAGAAGAGAAGGTATGAAGTTATTCCTTAAAGGGGATAGATGTTATACAGATAAATGTGCGTTCGCTAGAAGAAGTTATGCGCCAGGTCAACACGGAGCAAGCAAGAAGAAGATTTCTAACTACGGACAACAATTAAGAGAAAAGCAAAAAGCTAAGAGAATATATGGAATTCTTGAAGGCCAATTCAGAAAGTATTATGAAAGAGCTGAAAGAACAAGAGGTATAACAGGTGAAAACTTATTAATGCTTCTTGAATTAAGATTAGATAACGTTGTTTACAGATTAGGATATGGTGCTTCAAGAAACGAAGCTAGACAATTAGTTACTCACGGACATTTCTTAGTAAATGGACACAGAGTAGATATTCCATCATACAAAGTTTCTGTTAATGATGTTATAACAGTTTGTGATAACAGCAAGTCAACTGAAAAATTCAAGACTTTTGCTGAAAATCCAAAGCCACTACCAAAGTGGTTAACAGTTAATGCTGAAAGTTTCTCAGGAACAGTAGTAGCATTACCAGCAAGAGAAGACATAGACGTACCAGTAAATGAAACTCTAATCGTTGAGTTATACAGCAAGTAA
- a CDS encoding type Z 30S ribosomal protein S14, protein MARKAIIEKWNKEPKYKTRAYTRCRICGRPHAVIKKFGICRICFRELAYKGEIPGCKKASW, encoded by the coding sequence CGAAAAGTGGAATAAAGAGCCTAAGTACAAGACTAGAGCCTACACAAGATGTAGAATTTGTGGAAGACCACATGCAGTTATAAAGAAATTCGGAATATGCCGTATCTGTTTTAGAGAACTTGCTTACAAAGGTGAGATTCCTGGTTGTAAGAAAGCAAGTTGGTAA
- the secY gene encoding preprotein translocase subunit SecY: MLSTLRNAWKVPDLRKKILWTVFLVAIFRIGSNIRVPGVMTTGLTAKSGGLLQFYDLIAGGSLSKMSIFAVGVSPYINASIIVQLLTVAIPKLEQLQKEGDDGRKKIQNLTRYLSIPLSFVLAWGAYVTMSNSGNLVDTSKFGIVVILGVLTIGAMFSMWLGDRITVRGLGNGVSLLIMVNIISRLPFMARSLSQATEGEGGDIVKSALLVVGVIALLYVIVLLSLAERRVPVQYAGKAVGNKVYKGQSTHIPFSIIGTAVIAIIFAMSVMEFPRVIAQFAPTKDWAIWIMNGDYSPFNQQKWWYLVIYALLTIFFTWFYTQITFKPEEMSENMHKSAGFIPGVRPGEATTIYLEKILNRVSVFGGLFAALVAVIPVYLQNHTNFSQIGLSGTSILILVSVGMEVMRQLQSQLIMRHYDGFLK, encoded by the coding sequence ATGCTATCAACCCTACGTAATGCCTGGAAGGTTCCGGATTTAAGAAAGAAAATATTATGGACTGTGTTTTTAGTAGCAATCTTCAGAATAGGAAGTAATATTCGTGTTCCTGGAGTAATGACTACTGGTCTTACTGCAAAATCCGGAGGTCTACTTCAATTTTATGATTTAATAGCTGGTGGATCACTAAGCAAAATGAGTATTTTTGCTGTAGGGGTATCACCATATATTAATGCATCGATTATAGTTCAATTGTTAACAGTAGCTATTCCAAAGCTAGAACAGCTTCAAAAAGAAGGAGATGACGGTAGAAAGAAGATACAAAATCTTACTAGATACCTTTCAATTCCTTTAAGTTTTGTATTAGCTTGGGGGGCTTATGTAACAATGAGCAATTCTGGTAACCTAGTAGATACGTCAAAATTCGGTATAGTTGTAATTTTAGGTGTTTTAACTATAGGTGCTATGTTCAGTATGTGGTTAGGTGATAGAATTACTGTTAGAGGACTTGGTAATGGAGTATCATTACTAATCATGGTTAACATTATTTCTAGATTACCATTCATGGCAAGATCTTTAAGTCAAGCAACTGAAGGTGAAGGCGGAGATATTGTAAAATCAGCACTACTTGTTGTTGGTGTAATAGCTTTATTATACGTAATAGTTCTATTATCATTAGCAGAAAGAAGAGTACCAGTTCAATACGCTGGTAAAGCTGTAGGTAACAAAGTATATAAAGGTCAATCAACTCATATACCATTTAGTATCATAGGAACAGCTGTTATAGCAATTATTTTTGCTATGTCAGTAATGGAGTTCCCAAGAGTAATAGCACAATTTGCTCCAACAAAGGATTGGGCTATATGGATAATGAATGGAGATTATAGTCCATTTAATCAACAAAAATGGTGGTACCTTGTAATATATGCATTGCTTACAATATTCTTTACTTGGTTCTACACACAAATTACATTTAAACCAGAAGAAATGTCTGAAAACATGCATAAATCTGCAGGTTTTATACCAGGTGTAAGACCAGGAGAAGCAACAACAATATATCTTGAAAAGATTTTAAATAGAGTATCAGTATTTGGTGGATTGTTTGCAGCATTAGTAGCCGTAATTCCAGTTTACTTACAAAACCACACCAATTTTTCACAAATAGGTTTAAGTGGAACTTCAATATTGATTTTAGTAAGTGTTGGAATGGAAGTAATGAGACAACTACAATCACAACTTATAATGAGACACTATGACGGATTCCTAAAGTAA
- the rplO gene encoding 50S ribosomal protein L15 translates to MKLHELKPATGSKKAPKRVGRGTGSGLGRNAGKGEKGQNSRSGGGVRPGFEGGQMPLFRRLPKRGFKNPFTKEYVTINVDRLNIFENGTEVTPEVLLDRRVVSKLLDGVKILGNGNIEKSLTVKGCKFSKSAVDKIEAAGGKVEVI, encoded by the coding sequence ATGAAACTTCATGAGTTAAAACCTGCAACAGGCAGTAAAAAAGCTCCAAAGAGAGTTGGTAGAGGAACAGGTTCAGGATTAGGAAGAAACGCTGGTAAAGGTGAAAAGGGTCAAAACTCTAGATCTGGCGGTGGCGTAAGACCAGGATTTGAAGGAGGCCAAATGCCTTTATTCAGAAGACTTCCTAAGAGAGGATTCAAGAATCCATTTACAAAAGAGTATGTAACAATTAATGTTGACAGACTTAACATTTTTGAAAATGGTACAGAAGTTACTCCAGAAGTTTTACTTGACAGAAGAGTAGTAAGTAAATTACTAGACGGAGTTAAGATATTAGGAAATGGAAACATTGAAAAGAGTTTAACAGTTAAGGGCTGCAAATTCTCCAAATCAGCAGTAGACAAAATAGAAGCAGCTGGAGGAAAAGTTGAGGTGATTTAA
- the rpsK gene encoding 30S ribosomal protein S11, which translates to MAQKVKKTRRRKERKNIEHGAAHIKSTFNNSIVTLTDVNGNALSWSSAGALGFRGSRKSTPFAAQMAAETAAKSAMEHGLKSVEVYVKGPGAGREAAIRSLQAAGLEVTLIKDVTPIPHNGCRPPKRRRV; encoded by the coding sequence ATGGCTCAAAAAGTTAAGAAGACTAGAAGAAGAAAAGAAAGAAAGAATATAGAGCATGGTGCTGCACATATAAAGTCAACTTTTAACAATTCAATAGTAACTTTAACTGATGTTAATGGAAATGCATTATCATGGTCAAGTGCTGGAGCATTAGGTTTCAGAGGATCAAGAAAGAGTACTCCATTTGCTGCACAAATGGCGGCTGAAACAGCAGCTAAAAGTGCTATGGAACACGGTTTAAAGAGTGTTGAAGTTTACGTAAAGGGACCAGGAGCTGGTAGAGAAGCGGCTATAAGATCACTACAAGCTGCTGGATTAGAAGTAACTTTAATTAAAGATGTTACCCCAATTCCACATAACGGTTGTAGACCACCTAAGAGAAGAAGAGTTTAG
- the rpsH gene encoding 30S ribosomal protein S8, producing the protein MAITDPIADLLTRIRNANAVKHEVVEVPSSNVKKAIVNILVQEGYIKEVEEYNDGVVPMLRLTLKYGASNERVITGLKRISKPGLRVYCKKDEVPKVLNGLGIAVISTSQGLLVDREARKSGLGGEVLCYVW; encoded by the coding sequence ATGGCTATAACAGATCCAATCGCAGATTTGCTAACTCGTATAAGAAATGCAAATGCTGTTAAACATGAGGTTGTTGAAGTACCTTCTTCAAACGTTAAGAAGGCTATTGTAAATATATTAGTTCAAGAAGGTTATATAAAAGAAGTAGAGGAATACAATGATGGCGTTGTACCAATGCTAAGATTAACTCTTAAGTACGGAGCAAGCAATGAAAGAGTTATCACTGGATTAAAGAGAATATCTAAGCCAGGATTAAGAGTTTATTGCAAAAAAGATGAAGTTCCTAAAGTTCTTAATGGTTTAGGAATAGCTGTAATATCAACTTCTCAAGGATTATTAGTTGATAGAGAAGCAAGAAAGTCAGGATTAGGCGGAGAAGTACTTTGCTACGTATGGTAA
- the rpmJ gene encoding 50S ribosomal protein L36, with protein sequence MKVRPSVKPICEKCKVIRRKGRVMVICENPKHKQKQG encoded by the coding sequence ATGAAAGTAAGACCATCAGTTAAGCCTATTTGCGAAAAGTGCAAAGTTATAAGAAGAAAAGGAAGAGTAATGGTAATCTGTGAAAATCCTAAGCACAAACAAAAACAAGGCTAA
- the rpsE gene encoding 30S ribosomal protein S5: protein MRIDPSTLDLKEKVVYINRVTKVVKGGRNFRFSALVVVGDENGHVGVGIGKSIEIPEAIRKGIEDAKKNLVEVSLVGTTIPHQIYGKFGTGNVLLMPATEGTGVIAGGPARAVLELAGVKDVRAKSLGSNNPRNMVNATINGLASLRTAEDIAKLRGKSVEEILG, encoded by the coding sequence ATGAGAATCGATCCTAGCACACTAGACCTTAAAGAAAAAGTAGTTTATATAAACAGAGTTACTAAGGTTGTTAAAGGTGGTAGAAATTTCAGATTCAGTGCTCTAGTAGTTGTTGGTGACGAAAACGGACACGTTGGAGTAGGAATTGGAAAGTCTATAGAAATACCAGAAGCAATCAGAAAAGGAATTGAAGATGCAAAGAAAAATCTTGTAGAAGTTTCATTAGTTGGAACAACAATTCCTCATCAAATATATGGTAAATTCGGTACTGGTAATGTATTATTAATGCCAGCTACAGAAGGTACAGGAGTTATCGCTGGAGGTCCTGCAAGAGCAGTACTTGAATTAGCGGGAGTTAAGGATGTTAGAGCTAAGTCATTAGGTTCTAATAACCCAAGAAACATGGTTAATGCAACAATTAACGGATTAGCAAGCTTAAGAACAGCAGAAGATATAGCAAAATTAAGAGGAAAATCTGTTGAAGAAATTTTAGGATAG
- the rpsM gene encoding 30S ribosomal protein S13 translates to MARISGVDLPREKRVEIGLTYIYGIGLPTSQKILAETGINPDERVKDLSEEEVNSIREYINKHLIVEGDLRRGVALNIKRLVEIGCYRGIRHRKGLPVRGQKTKTNARTRKGPKKTMANKKK, encoded by the coding sequence ATGGCAAGAATATCAGGCGTTGACCTACCAAGAGAAAAAAGAGTTGAAATAGGTCTAACTTATATATATGGAATAGGACTACCTACTTCTCAAAAGATCTTAGCTGAAACTGGTATAAATCCAGATGAAAGAGTTAAGGACTTATCAGAAGAAGAAGTAAACTCAATAAGAGAATACATCAACAAACATTTAATAGTTGAAGGTGACTTAAGAAGAGGTGTTGCTCTTAACATTAAGAGATTAGTAGAAATCGGATGTTACAGAGGAATAAGACATAGAAAAGGACTTCCAGTTAGAGGTCAAAAGACTAAGACAAATGCAAGAACAAGAAAAGGCCCTAAGAAAACTATGGCTAATAAGAAGAAGTAG
- a CDS encoding energy-coupling factor transporter ATPase, which translates to MDNEMINCVDLMHKYVDNEGNEKLAVNGVSLSVKKGEFLVVLGHNGSGKSTIAKHMNVLLLPSGGKVYVSGMDTEVEENMWEIRKNVGMVFQNPDNQLVATIVEEDVAFGPENIGIPPVEIRKRVDESLKKVGMYEYRKHAPHLLSGGQKQRIAIAGILAMSPKCIVLDEPTAMLDPSGRREVLKTIKQINKENGITIVLITHYMDEAVQGDRVVVMDQGKIALEGTPREVFPKVKMMKEIGLDVPQVTELAYELNKEGININTDILSIEEMVDALCQLK; encoded by the coding sequence ATGGATAATGAAATGATTAACTGTGTTGATTTGATGCATAAATATGTAGATAACGAAGGTAATGAAAAATTAGCGGTTAATGGAGTAAGTTTATCCGTTAAAAAAGGAGAATTTCTTGTAGTTTTAGGTCATAATGGATCAGGAAAATCTACCATAGCAAAACATATGAATGTGCTACTGTTACCTTCTGGTGGAAAAGTGTATGTTTCAGGAATGGACACCGAAGTAGAAGAGAACATGTGGGAAATACGTAAGAATGTAGGAATGGTATTTCAAAATCCAGATAATCAATTAGTTGCAACAATAGTTGAAGAGGATGTAGCTTTTGGCCCTGAAAATATAGGTATACCTCCAGTAGAAATAAGAAAAAGAGTTGATGAAAGTCTAAAGAAGGTTGGCATGTATGAATATAGAAAACATGCACCACATCTATTATCTGGTGGACAGAAACAAAGAATTGCTATAGCAGGTATTTTAGCAATGAGTCCTAAATGTATAGTTTTAGATGAACCTACAGCTATGTTAGATCCTTCAGGTAGGAGAGAAGTACTAAAAACTATTAAACAAATTAACAAAGAAAATGGAATTACTATTGTGTTGATAACTCATTATATGGATGAAGCTGTTCAAGGAGATAGGGTAGTAGTTATGGATCAAGGTAAGATTGCGCTTGAGGGTACTCCTAGAGAAGTTTTTCCAAAGGTTAAAATGATGAAAGAAATAGGTTTAGATGTGCCTCAAGTTACAGAACTTGCTTATGAGTTAAATAAAGAAGGTATAAACATAAATACAGATATATTAAGTATAGAGGAGATGGTGGATGCGCTATGTCAATTAAAGTAG
- a CDS encoding DNA-directed RNA polymerase subunit alpha, translated as MLEIEKPIIECVESNEDGTYGKFVVEPLERGYGITLGNALRRILLSSLPGVAATSIKIDGVVHEFSTVQGVKEDVTELILNIKTLALKMNGEGPKTIYIDAKGPGVVTGADIKTDGDVEVVNKDVHIATLDDDGRLYMEITVNRGRGYVTQNKNKTEDLPIMAIAVDSIYTPVKRVNFTVENTRVGQITDYDKLTIEVWTNGTVKIEEAISLSAKILIEHFKLFLTLTDSTNDVEIMVEKEEDKKEKALEMTIEELDLSVRSYNCLKRAGINTVQELAQRSMDDMMKVRNLGKKSLEEVERKLKELSLGLRLNDE; from the coding sequence ATGTTAGAAATTGAAAAACCAATAATAGAATGTGTTGAATCAAATGAAGATGGAACATATGGTAAATTTGTTGTTGAGCCTCTTGAAAGAGGATATGGAATAACTCTTGGAAATGCATTAAGAAGAATATTATTATCTTCTTTACCTGGAGTTGCTGCAACATCTATAAAAATAGATGGAGTTGTACATGAATTTTCAACTGTTCAAGGTGTTAAGGAAGATGTAACTGAATTAATACTTAATATTAAGACTTTAGCTCTTAAGATGAACGGAGAAGGACCAAAAACAATTTATATTGATGCAAAAGGACCTGGAGTTGTTACAGGTGCAGATATAAAAACTGATGGAGATGTAGAGGTTGTTAATAAGGATGTTCATATTGCTACATTAGATGATGATGGAAGACTTTATATGGAAATCACTGTTAACAGAGGAAGAGGATATGTTACTCAAAACAAGAATAAAACAGAAGATCTTCCTATAATGGCAATAGCTGTTGACTCAATATATACTCCAGTAAAGAGAGTAAACTTCACAGTTGAAAACACTAGAGTAGGTCAGATTACTGACTACGATAAGTTAACAATAGAAGTTTGGACTAATGGAACTGTAAAGATAGAAGAGGCTATAAGCCTATCAGCTAAAATATTAATAGAGCACTTTAAGCTGTTCTTAACATTAACTGACAGCACTAATGATGTTGAAATAATGGTTGAGAAGGAAGAAGATAAGAAGGAAAAGGCACTCGAGATGACAATTGAAGAGTTAGACCTTTCAGTTAGATCTTATAACTGCTTAAAGAGAGCCGGAATTAACACTGTTCAAGAGTTAGCACAAAGATCCATGGATGATATGATGAAAGTCAGAAATCTTGGAAAGAAATCTCTTGAAGAAGTAGAGAGAAAGTTAAAAGAATTAAGCTTAGGCTTAAGATTAAACGATGAGTAA
- the infA gene encoding translation initiation factor IF-1: MSKNDVIEMQGVVLESLPNAMFQVQLESGHTILAHISGKLRMNFIRILPGDKVTVELSPYDLTRGRITWRAK, translated from the coding sequence ATGTCAAAAAATGATGTAATAGAAATGCAAGGCGTGGTTTTAGAATCACTACCTAATGCAATGTTTCAAGTACAACTTGAGAGTGGGCATACAATTTTAGCTCATATTTCAGGAAAGTTAAGAATGAATTTTATAAGAATTCTACCTGGAGATAAAGTAACAGTTGAACTTTCTCCATACGATCTTACAAGGGGTAGAATTACTTGGAGAGCAAAATAG
- the rplQ gene encoding 50S ribosomal protein L17 → MAGTRKLGRPTDQRKAMLRNLVTSLLKHGKIETTETRAKEARCLAEKMITLGKRGDLHARRQVLSFVTEEEVVKNLFDNIAPKYAERNGGYTRMLKVGQRRGDAAEVVILELV, encoded by the coding sequence ATGGCAGGAACTCGTAAGTTAGGTCGTCCAACAGACCAAAGAAAGGCTATGCTAAGAAATCTTGTAACAAGTTTATTAAAGCATGGTAAAATAGAAACAACAGAGACTAGAGCTAAAGAAGCAAGATGTCTTGCTGAAAAGATGATTACTCTTGGAAAAAGAGGAGATCTTCACGCTAGAAGACAAGTATTATCTTTTGTTACAGAAGAAGAAGTTGTTAAAAACTTATTCGATAACATAGCTCCAAAGTATGCTGAAAGAAACGGTGGATACACTAGAATGCTTAAAGTTGGCCAAAGAAGAGGCGACGCAGCAGAAGTAGTTATATTAGAATTAGTATAA
- a CDS encoding energy-coupling factor transporter ATPase: MSIKVENLVHVYMPKSPFEKVALDNINLEIEDGQFVALIGHTGSGKSTLIQHFNGLLKPSSGSIIVDGKDITEKGVKLTDIRKKVGLVFQYPEYQLFEETIEKDIQYGPRNLGLNDEEISIRTKRAMEMVGLEYDLYKDKSPFELSGGQKRRVAIAGVVAMEPKILILDEPTAGLDPKGRDEILLQIKKLHKEYNMTTILVSHSMEDVAKLADRVIVMNKGKVALDGAPKQVFKEIETLENIGLAVPQVTYLGEELRKRGFDIKEDIITVEEAKEAIMKALKPQ, encoded by the coding sequence ATGTCAATTAAAGTAGAAAATTTAGTTCATGTTTATATGCCAAAGTCTCCTTTTGAAAAGGTAGCTTTAGATAACATAAATTTAGAAATAGAAGATGGCCAATTTGTAGCACTTATTGGTCATACAGGGTCTGGAAAATCCACATTGATTCAGCATTTTAATGGATTACTGAAACCAAGTTCAGGCTCTATAATTGTAGACGGCAAGGATATCACTGAAAAAGGTGTGAAGTTAACTGATATTAGAAAAAAAGTAGGGTTAGTTTTTCAATATCCAGAGTATCAATTATTTGAAGAAACAATAGAAAAAGATATACAATATGGACCTAGAAACTTAGGGTTAAATGATGAAGAAATCAGCATAAGAACTAAGAGAGCCATGGAGATGGTTGGACTAGAGTATGACTTATATAAAGATAAATCACCATTTGAGTTAAGTGGTGGGCAAAAGAGAAGAGTAGCTATAGCTGGTGTTGTAGCAATGGAGCCTAAAATATTAATTCTAGATGAGCCTACAGCAGGGTTAGATCCTAAAGGTAGGGATGAAATTTTACTTCAAATTAAGAAACTTCATAAAGAATACAATATGACAACTATATTGGTAAGTCATAGCATGGAGGATGTAGCAAAGCTTGCTGATAGAGTAATTGTTATGAATAAAGGTAAGGTTGCATTGGATGGAGCACCAAAGCAAGTATTTAAAGAAATTGAAACTTTAGAGAATATAGGTCTTGCAGTTCCTCAGGTTACTTATCTAGGGGAAGAACTTAGAAAAAGAGGTTTTGATATTAAGGAAGATATAATTACTGTAGAAGAGGCAAAAGAAGCAATAATGAAGGCTTTAAAACCTCAGTAA
- the rplR gene encoding 50S ribosomal protein L18, which yields MFKKVDRKISRERRHLRVRKKVLGTVERPRLSVYRSDKNIYAQIIDDVNRVTIVAASSLDKDFAGKSGSNKEAAKAVGELVAKRALAKGIEDVVFDRGGYIYHGRVQELAEGAREAGLKF from the coding sequence ATGTTCAAAAAGGTAGACAGAAAGATATCAAGAGAAAGACGTCACCTTAGAGTAAGAAAGAAAGTTTTAGGAACAGTTGAAAGACCAAGACTTTCAGTTTACAGAAGTGATAAGAATATCTATGCACAAATTATAGATGATGTAAATAGAGTAACAATAGTTGCAGCTTCATCATTAGATAAAGACTTCGCTGGAAAAAGCGGAAGTAATAAAGAAGCAGCAAAAGCTGTTGGAGAATTAGTTGCTAAAAGAGCGCTTGCCAAAGGAATTGAAGATGTAGTATTCGACAGAGGTGGATACATATATCACGGAAGAGTTCAAGAATTAGCAGAAGGTGCAAGAGAAGCAGGTTTAAAATTCTAA